In Candidatus Methylomirabilota bacterium, the following are encoded in one genomic region:
- a CDS encoding ABC transporter ATP-binding protein, with the protein MAAPIMTIEKVSKAFGGIQAVEECSFAVSPGLITGLIGPNGAGKTTVFNLITGFLRADGGSIRYKGEELLGLAPHQVEARGVVRTFQHLRLWGKMTVLENVLLGCRTPLGENVLTLFLRPRRVRAEESAARERAMEVLRFFGLTGRAHELAEDLAYPEQKLLSMARIFATDAEILLLDEPTSGLDTDSLQKIVPMVRRLVEHGKTVLLIEHNMELISQLSDEVVFLHQGRVMARGRAEQITRDPALTEIYFGA; encoded by the coding sequence GTGGCCGCGCCCATCATGACGATCGAGAAGGTGTCCAAGGCCTTCGGCGGCATCCAGGCCGTGGAGGAGTGCAGCTTCGCGGTGTCGCCCGGGCTCATCACGGGCCTTATCGGTCCGAACGGGGCGGGGAAGACCACGGTGTTCAACCTGATCACCGGCTTCCTGCGCGCCGACGGCGGCTCGATCCGCTACAAGGGCGAAGAGCTCCTGGGGCTCGCCCCCCATCAGGTCGAGGCGCGGGGGGTCGTGCGCACCTTCCAGCACCTCAGGCTCTGGGGCAAGATGACCGTGCTCGAGAACGTGCTGCTGGGCTGCCGGACGCCGCTCGGCGAGAACGTGCTGACGCTCTTCCTGCGTCCGAGGCGCGTGCGGGCCGAGGAGTCCGCCGCGCGCGAGCGCGCCATGGAGGTGCTGCGCTTCTTCGGCCTGACCGGCCGCGCGCACGAGCTGGCCGAGGACCTGGCCTACCCGGAGCAGAAGCTCCTCTCCATGGCGCGCATCTTCGCCACAGACGCCGAGATCCTGCTGCTCGACGAGCCCACCTCGGGGCTCGACACCGACTCGCTCCAGAAGATCGTGCCGATGGTCCGCCGCCTTGTCGAGCACGGCAAGACCGTGCTCTTGATCGAGCACAACATGGAGCTGATCTCGCAGCTGTCGGACGAGGTCGTGTTCCTCCACCAGGGGCGCGTCATGGCGCGCGGCCGGGCCGAGCAGATCACGCGCGACCCGGCGCTGACTGAGATCTACTTCGGGGCATGA
- a CDS encoding pyridoxamine 5'-phosphate oxidase family protein, whose protein sequence is MFKDVVTSKQELRAIFGEPSERAVLKCYSSLDEHSRAFIASSPFVLLATSNAAGQCDVSPKGDAPGFVIALDDTHLVVPDRPGNNRTDGMTNVLENPHVGIIFLVPGREDTLRVNGRASIIRDEEILARLAMHGKLPKVALGVEVEEAYLHCPKAFLRSSLWDPSTWAEPQKLPSFAQMLWDQVPTARSAASVTDYARDLDKRVRDGLY, encoded by the coding sequence ATGTTCAAGGACGTCGTGACATCGAAGCAGGAGCTGCGCGCCATCTTCGGCGAGCCGAGCGAGCGGGCCGTCCTCAAGTGTTATTCGTCGCTCGACGAGCACTCGCGCGCCTTCATCGCGAGCTCTCCGTTCGTGCTGCTGGCGACCTCCAACGCCGCCGGGCAGTGCGACGTCTCGCCCAAGGGCGACGCGCCGGGGTTCGTGATAGCGCTGGACGATACGCACCTGGTGGTGCCCGACCGTCCCGGCAACAACCGCACCGATGGAATGACCAACGTACTCGAGAACCCGCATGTCGGGATCATCTTCCTCGTGCCGGGGCGCGAGGACACGCTGCGCGTGAACGGCCGGGCCTCGATCATCCGCGACGAGGAAATCCTGGCGCGCCTGGCCATGCACGGCAAGCTCCCCAAGGTCGCCCTCGGCGTCGAGGTCGAGGAGGCGTATCTCCACTGTCCCAAGGCCTTCCTCCGTTCGAGCCTGTGGGACCCGTCGACCTGGGCGGAACCGCAGAAGCTCCCGTCCTTCGCCCAGATGCTCTGGGACCAGGTGCCGACCGCGCGCAGCGCGGCGTCGGTCACCGACTACGCCCGCGACCTGGACAAGCGGGTCCGCGACGGGCTGTACTGA
- a CDS encoding branched-chain amino acid ABC transporter permease translates to MAAYFAHYLVMVGIYTILAVSLNLLVGYAGIFSLAHAAVYGIGAYASALVALKLGLGFWGGLVVAAVAGACAAALVGIPSLRVAGDYYIVASFGLQVVILTVFMNWTDLTNGHAGLAGIPRPRVFGLVIDNPFKYVALALVLAGLTYAVCHRLTNSAFGRTLRAVREDEIAAQATGKNVVLVKIVITTISSALGALGGSLYAHYITYINPSSFTLDESIFITSLVVLGGTERLAGPVVGAFILLAVPEALKFLAIPDTVAAPMRQILYGGLLILFMFVRPEGILGRARAKSA, encoded by the coding sequence GTGGCGGCCTACTTCGCGCACTACCTCGTGATGGTGGGCATCTACACGATCCTCGCCGTCTCGCTCAACCTGCTGGTGGGCTACGCGGGCATTTTCTCGCTGGCGCACGCGGCCGTCTACGGTATCGGGGCCTACGCCTCGGCGCTCGTTGCCCTCAAGCTGGGGCTGGGCTTCTGGGGCGGGCTCGTGGTCGCCGCCGTCGCGGGCGCCTGCGCAGCCGCGCTCGTCGGCATCCCGTCGCTGCGCGTCGCGGGCGATTATTACATCGTCGCCTCGTTCGGCCTCCAGGTCGTGATCCTGACCGTCTTCATGAACTGGACCGACCTGACCAACGGGCACGCGGGGCTGGCCGGCATCCCGCGGCCGCGCGTCTTCGGCCTCGTGATCGACAACCCGTTCAAGTACGTGGCACTGGCCCTGGTCCTGGCGGGGCTCACGTATGCCGTGTGCCACCGGCTGACCAACTCGGCCTTCGGCCGGACGCTGCGCGCCGTGCGCGAGGACGAGATCGCCGCGCAGGCGACGGGCAAGAACGTGGTCCTGGTCAAGATCGTCATCACGACCATCTCCTCGGCGCTGGGGGCGCTCGGCGGCAGCCTCTACGCGCATTACATCACCTACATCAACCCGAGCTCGTTCACGCTCGACGAGTCCATCTTCATCACCTCACTCGTCGTCCTGGGCGGCACCGAGCGTCTCGCGGGGCCGGTCGTGGGCGCCTTCATCCTGTTGGCCGTGCCCGAGGCGCTCAAGTTCCTCGCCATCCCCGACACGGTGGCGGCGCCCATGCGGCAGATCCTCTACGGCGGGCTCCTCATCCTCTTCATGTTCGTGCGCCCCGAGGGCATCCTGGGCCGCGCGCGGGCCAAGAGCGCCTGA
- a CDS encoding ABC transporter ATP-binding protein, with the protein MTVAQALLDVRDLEAGYGKKTVLHGVSFRVGEGEIVALLGHNGAGKSTTLKTVLGLLPARAGSVRFAGEEWGNGDPAANVKRGLALVPQGRGVFPDLSVVENLMLGAYTQGDRTGALQRMDEVLELFPMLAERRGQRVGTMSGGQQQMVAVGTALMQRPRLMMMDEPSIGLAPVLVQRVLETAVQINRRFGTAIVLVEQNIKTALGMASRAYVMKSGRIVLEKPAAELLAAQDSWWELY; encoded by the coding sequence ATGACCGTGGCCCAGGCCCTGCTCGACGTCCGCGACCTCGAAGCCGGCTACGGGAAGAAGACCGTGCTGCACGGCGTGTCCTTCCGCGTGGGCGAGGGCGAGATCGTCGCCCTCCTCGGCCACAACGGCGCCGGCAAGTCCACCACGCTCAAGACGGTGCTGGGCCTCCTGCCCGCGCGTGCGGGCAGCGTGCGCTTCGCCGGCGAGGAGTGGGGCAACGGCGACCCCGCCGCCAACGTGAAGCGCGGGCTGGCGCTCGTGCCGCAGGGACGCGGCGTCTTCCCCGACCTGAGCGTGGTCGAGAACCTGATGCTGGGCGCCTACACCCAGGGCGACCGGACCGGCGCCCTCCAGCGCATGGACGAGGTCCTCGAGCTCTTCCCGATGCTCGCCGAGCGCCGCGGCCAGCGCGTGGGTACCATGTCGGGCGGCCAGCAGCAGATGGTCGCCGTGGGCACGGCCCTCATGCAGCGACCGCGCCTCATGATGATGGACGAGCCGTCCATCGGGCTCGCGCCCGTGCTCGTCCAGCGCGTGCTGGAGACGGCGGTCCAGATCAACCGGCGCTTCGGCACGGCCATCGTGCTGGTTGAGCAGAACATCAAGACCGCCCTCGGCATGGCCAGCCGCGCCTATGTCATGAAATCGGGGCGCATCGTGCTCGAGAAGCCGGCCGCCGAGCTCTTGGCCGCGCAGGACTCCTGGTGGGAGCTCTACTGA
- a CDS encoding class I SAM-dependent methyltransferase, with the protein MDESKLQAFMGKFVTDLGGALMMGVVLIGDELGLYKAMADGRPVGADELAARCRCNPRLVREWLDANAAAGYLEHADNGYRLPPEQAMALANEDSPVFVAPGSNVAGACFIDIDKVLDAFRGDGALPWGQHHHRLFHGTEKFFRPGYKGFLTSAWLPALDGVVAKLEAGAKVADVGCGHGASTIIMAKTYPQSRFFGFDIHAPSVEVARARAAEAGVADRVTFTTAAANGYAERGFDLVCFFDCLHDMGDPVGAARHARQALSVDGTVLLVEPYAGDSVADNSNPVGRLYYAASSMICTPNSLSQEVGLGLGAQAGERRLGKVMADAGFSRFRRATETPFNLILEARQ; encoded by the coding sequence ATGGACGAGAGCAAGCTGCAGGCGTTCATGGGAAAGTTCGTCACCGACCTGGGCGGCGCCCTCATGATGGGCGTGGTACTCATCGGCGACGAGCTCGGGCTGTACAAGGCCATGGCCGACGGCCGGCCGGTCGGCGCCGACGAGCTGGCGGCCAGATGCCGTTGCAATCCGCGCCTCGTGCGCGAGTGGCTCGACGCCAACGCTGCCGCCGGCTACCTGGAGCACGCGGACAACGGCTACCGCCTCCCGCCGGAGCAGGCGATGGCCCTCGCCAACGAGGATTCGCCGGTCTTCGTCGCACCCGGGAGCAACGTCGCCGGGGCCTGCTTCATCGACATCGACAAAGTGCTCGACGCGTTCCGTGGAGATGGCGCCCTGCCCTGGGGCCAGCACCATCACCGGCTCTTCCACGGGACGGAGAAATTCTTCAGGCCGGGGTACAAGGGCTTCCTGACCAGCGCGTGGCTGCCGGCCCTGGACGGCGTCGTGGCCAAGCTCGAGGCCGGCGCGAAGGTCGCCGACGTCGGCTGCGGGCACGGGGCGTCGACCATCATTATGGCGAAGACGTATCCGCAGTCGCGGTTCTTCGGCTTCGACATCCACGCGCCGTCCGTCGAGGTCGCTCGCGCGCGCGCGGCGGAGGCCGGCGTAGCGGACCGTGTCACGTTCACGACCGCAGCCGCCAACGGCTATGCCGAGCGGGGATTCGACCTTGTCTGCTTCTTCGACTGCCTACACGACATGGGCGATCCGGTCGGCGCCGCCCGCCACGCCCGCCAGGCCCTCAGCGTCGACGGCACGGTCCTGCTGGTCGAGCCGTACGCGGGAGACAGCGTGGCGGACAACTCGAATCCCGTGGGCCGGCTGTACTACGCCGCGTCGAGCATGATCTGCACGCCAAACTCGCTCTCGCAGGAGGTCGGGCTCGGGCTCGGCGCGCAGGCTGGTGAGCGCCGCCTCGGCAAGGTCATGGCCGACGCCGGCTTCAGTCGCTTCCGCCGGGCGACAGAGACCCCGTTCAATCTGATCCTCGAAGCGCGCCAGTAG
- a CDS encoding carboxymuconolactone decarboxylase family protein, which yields MAVIDTIPKDKAPDDLKTMYDDLTKTFGRVPNIFAVMAHRPGALKAFLPLYAAVMSGGTVEAKHKELAYLKTSLLNGCEY from the coding sequence ATGGCCGTCATAGACACGATCCCGAAGGACAAGGCCCCCGACGACCTGAAGACCATGTACGACGACCTGACGAAGACGTTCGGGCGGGTCCCGAACATCTTCGCCGTCATGGCCCACCGCCCAGGCGCGCTCAAAGCGTTTCTGCCGCTCTACGCGGCAGTGATGAGCGGGGGGACGGTCGAGGCGAAGCACAAGGAGCTGGCGTATCTGAAAACCTCGCTGTTGAACGGCTGCGAGTACTGA